GTCGGTCCTGAGGTAAAAAGTAAAAGCAATTATGTTTCGCTGAGAGAAAATCACTTCTCACATCATTGCGCTAACGAATTTCTCCTCCAGTAGAACTTACGCGTGACTGTTGATCGCTACTACAACAGGAATTCCAAACTTTGTTCCATTGCTGATGTGCTTTATGAGATTAGGCAAGCCCTTCTTGATCAGATCGATATTCTCCGTAACGTATTGCGGCTTGAGCGGCGCTCCTGGAGTGACCGCAGGACCTCCTCCGTGCATTTTCAGAGCCCTGACAGTCGTGACCAGTACAACAGCGTTAGGGACGTGTCCCGAGGTGCGGCACTTTATGTCGAAGAATTTCTCCATCCCAATGTCCGAGCCGAAGCCAGCTTCCGTCACCACAAATCCATCGGAGCCGACAAGCTTCAGTCCAATTGCATCTGCTATTATCGACGAACAGCCGTGCGCTATGTTTGCAAACGGTCCAGCGTGCACCAGCACTGGTGTTCCTTCTATCGACTGCATCAACGTTGGCTCGATGGCATCCTTCAGCAGGACGGCCATTGCACCAGTGGCTCCCTGTCATGGATTAGAGAGAGATGAAATGTTTGGAGAAGAGTTAAAGGACCCGTTTTAAAGccacaaaaaattcttacaaaGTCGTCGGCGGTGAGAGGCTCTCCGCTCTTGCTGAAACCGACCACGATGTTTGCCAGACGATTCTTCATGTCCTCGACACTGGTCGAGAGCGCTAGAATAGCCATTATCTCCGAGCCAACCGATATGCAGAAGGACGTCTCTCTGCTCTTTCCCTTCTCGGTGGGACTTTGACCTATCGTTATCTTACGGAGGAATCGATCGTTCAGATCGACGACTGATCAGACCAGGAAAAAAGCAACATGTTAAATCGATCGCTTCTCGCTATCGAAACCGACTTCAGCTTCTTACGGTAAAATTAATCGGTACTTCGTTCTCACCTCTGGTCCAAGTGATATTTTCAGGATCGATATCCAGCCTTGCGAATCGCCTTTGTTCCTCCTCAGTCAGCGAGTTAGGATCTGTCTTCTTGATCCCAATTTTCTCGAGCCTGCGCAGTTGAATCTTTGAGAACTTTCTCTCTCCCTTAACGGTCGGTACAAGCCTGTCGAAAAGGGCTTTATCCGATTGCGTACTCTCGTGGAAATATCTGGCGTCTATCTGCGCCGCCAAAAGATTGTTCGCAGCACCGACCGCGTGGATGTCACCGGTTAAGTGGAGGTTGAATTCCTCCATCGGTATCACCTGCGAGTATCCCCCGCCCGCCGCTCCTCCTTTCACTCCGAACGTCGGACCCTGGCTTGGCTGACGAAGCGTAGCGAACGAGTTTTTTCCCTTGTGTGCCGAGAGAGCCTGGACGAGGCCGAGAGTCGTCGTGCTCTTGCCTTCGCCCAGCGGAGTCGGAGTTATGCCAGCGACCACTACGTACTTTCCGTTCTTCTGGCTCTTCAGGCGGTCGAGAACTCGCAGGCTTATCTTTGCCTTCTTGTTGCCGTAGAGGCTGTACTCGCTCGGACTAAGACCAATCTCCTCcgccaatactccaatgttCTTCGGCTCTTGGCTCCTCGatatcgttatatcgttaGGTATCGGCTCGACTCTCTTCAACGGTAGCGCCTTGAAGCTCCACGCTGAACTGAGCAGTTTCTCTGCGGATCGAAGCGCCGATATCACCGTGTTTTTCATCAGCATCGCAACTGTCATGGGACCCACTCCGCCTGGCACTGGTGTTATGTACGACGCCACTTTGGACGCCTCTTCGTACGCGACGTCTCCTACCAGTCGTTGACCGCTCTTCTTCGTGGAGTCTGAAATTTCAATGGAATTCAATGTCGAAATGTTGATACTTGGAGGGTTGACGTTAATCttgcattttttgaaattcattgttcgaaacaaaatacCTCTTGATTTTCTACTACCAATTACCTGGTATACTGTTTATGCCGCAGTCGATAACAACTGCGCCAGGTTTTATCCACGACCCTTTGACCATTTCTGGCTGACCTATGCCAACGACAAGAATGTCTGCCTGAGAAacctgaaacattttttagcACAAAATCAGCAAAGTCTGGGAAACTCGTATTAGGATCAATCGATTCTCTTACATCTCTGCGATTGTTTGCGATCCgtagtttttggcaaaactttTACTCACAACTTTGGGTAGATCCTTGGTCCTCGAGTGGCAAACCGTCACCGTCGCATTCTGCCATTTCAGTAGCTCTGCTACCGGCGTTCCAACTATTTTGCTTCGCCCTAAAACCACTGCCGTTGCTCCCGATATTGGAACTCCGCTCCTGTAAGGAATTATCGTTGTacgatttagaaaatttttatctagCTACGATCAATTGTtggaagtttcttttttctggaATACCGTGTGCGAAATACTTTTGATTTATAAATCCAATTTTAGTCGAGTTCTTGATCTAGTTTCAGGGAAACTTTCACTGCTCGGGTGATCAAATTAATATTTAGCGTCTAAACTCACTTTTTGATTAGCTCGATGCAACCGTTCGGAGTGCAGGGTAAAAATCCACTCATATCTCCGATCGCCACGCGACCCTCATTTATTGTGTTCAATCTGTAATCACAATTACAGAAATATTAGTTGTTGTAATAACGCTGTTACGTGCACGTCATAAAATCTTTATTACATTTGtttcgaaacttgaaattttcaaatttatattaacAAAATTAGAATTCTTGTTTCTGTTTCTTAGAGTAGAATATTCTGATTCTCTggtcgacgtttttttttcaaatttgtattcCGTAGCTATCATGTGGTAATTCAAACTATCAATTAAACTGGTCaatatcgaaaatttattgaattttataattgaaaattcaaaagttGTCATTGCTCTTGTTTATTATTACGTTCCTTTCTGTTGTTCGTGCGTTAAAGTTtacatacgaattttttttctcctaatttaaagaattttttttcttgcatcttcatatttcttatttgcaaaaatatattatccCACATCGATTGATGATTTATGTTATTACGTTATCTGCTATATAATGTAATGCAATCGTATCGGGTGATTaagatttcgaaatgaaaatctcaCATTATTAACATCGTTGTATTCATaccttacatatatatatatatatatatatatatatatatatatatatatatatatacacgatatatatacgatatacgATATATACGTGAACTTATATCTCGTTTTCGAAGTTTTATAATGCTAATTACGCAACGGTCATTGACgtgcataaattatttacatgcGTATAAACGTCCGTCGacaatacatacgtataacataCATTGGAATTATCAGATAAGTGTTAAAGGGCAATGTGTGATTTGATTAGATTACCGCCAATCTACACGGTGCTCAAATATTaagatttgaatataaaatacgataaatcgaagaaaaaaaatattttgactgaatttattttgcgaatttggggatttttttctttccgttttttaattatcttagCATAGAAATGACGTGTGTTAAGAATACGTAAAAGTGAGtaacaacaacgataataaataataataaataataataacaatttactCACCCGTCGACGTCTTTCGCGGGTGAAACGGTGTCGGTGATTACATGAGAGTCGATTTTGTTGACGGAATCGAGGGGCATTTGAACAATTATCCCATGAACATTTGGATCGTCGTTAAGTTTGTTTACGTGATTGATTAATTCCGTTTCGGTAGTTGTGTTCGGTAATTTAACGTGATTCGCATGGATCCCGATTTCACTCGctgcttttattttcatacgtaTGTAAACGTTCGAATCTTCCCTCCCGCCAACTTGGACGATTGATAAACCAGGTGCGAATTTCGGTAGCTTGGATCGCATGGCTTTTACATCTTCGGTTAAGGCGTTGCGGATTTCTCTGTAattgcgcaaaaaaaaaaaagaacagaaacAGTTGAACATAgttttgatttgaaataatcGTTGTTTTAGAACGTTTCGTTAAATTATTTTAGGATAGGAGGGGGgattaatttcattcgatattttgaattctggtaataataataataacacgtTAATGGCGGTTATTTACAGACAGCGATTCGGATTTGTTTGCGTGTAAACTCCCGCGTTACTTACATAacctaaaaaatatttatccccCTTCTTATTGTTCATTTCCGCTAAAATTGTCAATTCTAGTAACGATTCCCTAGATTCGATGTCGTCATCCCGTTATCGCGATTGGCTTTTAAATTCTTATGATTTTGAATCGTTTctcgtttttaaattttataatactcACTTTGCCAATTCCGTGCCGGAAAGGACGACGCCACGTGTTTCGGGCAGGTccattttcattcgatttagAATTCTGCAACGAtaacaaacaaattttacaGCAACCTGCTTTTCAAGTATCAACTTAATTGTTCAATTACCAGTCTTGAAGAACTTTTGCAAACAATATAATTGAACGATACGAAGTACACCAACTGTGTTTGCTACTACAACTAATTAGGAgatcaatttaaaatttatgtaatcGTTACATGTTTACcggttttattgttttcttcttgatgaccttttctttctttcttttcttctcctttttctgaacaaaaatttccgaCAATCTATCCGAAATCCACCGTTCGACAGTCGatctttttctctattttattCCCaagtaacaattttctttGCTCCCTTCAAATGCTTACTGAACTCTTGCGAGCAGCACAAGATAAACTCGACTACTCGGCTCGAGGTTGTAAGTTGAGAAGACCTGTTTTTCAAACCAACAGGCCTCCACCTATCCTTGTCCCTCTCcttctcattctctctctctctctctctctctctctcttacacACTCCCTCCTCCGCGTTGTAATCTCTTTATCACACACACATTGTTCTCACACATGCGCTTATTTTACACGCGTGATTACTGTTATACACTATATGGGCTTGTGCATTGGCGGTGGCTAATCCTTAGGCGCAAACGAAATTAGTCGAGAGGAGATTTGATTGCTTCATTTAttgtaatatacgtataatatacctatacttCATATGCACAAGTGGCACGATGATGAAGCGGCGGGAATATTTAAATCActgacaataaaattttcgacaatcgTTCATAATTCGttgatttatttacttatatttaatttatttcatctaTCAAATTTATCCGGTCATTGCTACAATttattcgttaaaattttgatacagTATTTTTCACTACAAATAATCTTGATACaagttctttttatttttaattattattcttattattttcaccccGGTTATCGTacaatagaaaataaattcgggcaatgatttttttttctttttttttgacgttcTACCGATTtctctaaaaaattttctcgacgTTATTTTTCGTACGTTCAACTAAAACCTGAAGAAAGAAACTTATGAATAGTAATTCCGAAAAGAAATAACGTCGAAAATAAAGTTAACGGTgctgagtaaaaaattttcttctccgATCGAACCGAtttgttaagaaaaaaaaaaaagaaaaataaggtTGAATAAAGGATAAACCGTGCAGAAAAAGTATACGATTTTTATGCATGGAAAACTTAGAAGAGACAAAGTGGAGAGCTTACTTGAATGACAGTAATCGTTTCGATATTTGTAGTAACCTTCCCATTCGGTTGAGTATAACAACGTGCAATTCGGTGTCGAATGAGTTGTACAATATGAATGAACCAACGAGCTGATAATTGAGATGCGATTCCCTGTTTTTACCCCCAGCTGTTCGTTTGATTTAAAATGCTGAAAAACAGAGGCGATTTATTCAATTGCACAAAACGATAGTAAGCAATAGCAGCTTGGCTTTATTCGCGTATCACATaatgtatgattattttatacgtgtatcagcatttctcgtaattttttcaataccagATTTGCTTGTcgtcgtctttttttttctcccattaTTTGCTAgtctttgttattattattatacatgtttGATTTCATTTATGCCAAACATTGTGCAATTACCGTCTACCACAAGACGATAGTTATCTTGCTCACCTCTTACGGAGAGATCAAGGCTAAGAAACGAGAGATCTTACAAACCTCTTACAGAGCTTTGGTTGTAAAGAAACATGGAAATTAAACGCGAATAGATCGTTTCTcgatgatatttatttatttatttatttttctaatttatatCGTAGACTTCTCACGTGTAATCTGGAATTATGACGGCGAAATAAATGTTTGTTCGGACGCTTTGGCCGAgagcaaaattttgaaaacttttttgaattttcaataccgCAATATTGTTTAACACATAAAGATTATTGCAATGATATTCATACCCACATACAGCGATGGAACGTAATAATGTACACGTACACGTgtcttatacgtatacatgtaatatgtaATCGACACTTGATCGACACAATTCAGCCAATTTGCCaattgatttgtttttgtttactATTATTTACGCGTGACGTCGTAcgagttgaaaataattttcttgtgCATACAAACAGCAAATTATTCACAAACTGGAATAACAGTGTGATAAATATTCCTACCGATAAACAATTTTGTACATATAATCTGTTTGTTGCGATTGGTTTTGTCGAActcgtacgtatatattatcaTGTATCATTGTATCGAGAAGTGTTTGGATGCAATTGCTAAAATTGCGTCTATTAATCGGCACATCGAATCATATTTTGCATTTTAATTTCGCTGAATTTCTAATTCGATCTTacacaaaagaaagaaagaaaaaaaaatccgttacatttacaattttattacagtaGTCTGCAgagatttgaagaaaacaaaaagtaaattgTCACTTCATTTTCACAAGTATAtgcaagaaatttttgaaaagggttaataaaattttgcattaaCGCGATATCTACGTTAgaagttttttaaatttatccaaAATCCGGATTctctcatctctctctctctctctctctctctctcaatctGTCTTTGTATTTCCCTCCGTTTGGCCAGCCATTGCTTTTCAATCACGTTGATTCGCTTACCTTCCATACCTCTATGGAACTAAGTTGACCACCACCATATAGCTTCGTGCCAGacacacattatacatacattgtaTACAGGGGTGTATACCCATAATACACCTAGCCTACACTGCAAACTCGGCCTGCGAAACTTCGACGAGGTAAACTCGACAAAAACAGTTTCAGCTCTCCATCGTTGAGGTGTACGTCCTGCGGAGCTATGCGGTGTAATGTgtacggggcattccacgccaaatCTACAGGCACCGATCCTCGACATCGTGGATATGATTCGCAATTTCTCATGTTGTTGTTCCAACTCTGAACGGTGCTCGGAttgttttaaagattttttcaagcatatatttcttttacttATAATTTTTAGAAACCAACTTGTTCTTTTGACGtcacatgaaaatttttaatctcgGGCATTCGTTTCTAAtcttttttgagaaaaaacaaaatgacaaCAATTGAAAGCAATATACTCAGTCTTTTGTTGCATTGCTGCctgtacatttttatacaccaACTAGTAttctgaagttttttttttaaattacatacGTCCAAAGACATGTCGGTTTTCTAAAATCGTAAGTAAATCAAATTtactgaataaaattttgagaaaaaaattcagactaCTTTTTAGAGGTGGAAgaacggtataaaaaatcgtcaacCAAATCCAAGAGGTCGAGGGTCGATTTGGCATGGAATATCCTATGTATAGTATAAACCGTAGTGCCTCGTCTTcgcccttcttcttcttgcaGCCCTGCAGCTTATACAATCCGATTGCTATTCGCCTAATTTACTCCAGTCCAAGTTTGTCGCTTGCCCCTCGAATCCTTCGCGTGTATCGCAAAAACTGTTCAACCTCTTTGATCCCACGTTAcaaattatattacacatgTACTTAAAATCGATGGTATTTCAGGTATttaacttgaattttgaatctgAGTGATCAACCGCaagaatatttcttttcttttactcttTGGCATTAATCGATTAacgtaaacaatttttttcgttttttttttttttaccaatttacACCGCGATTTCGCCTGAGAAAACAAAGTTCCTATATTTTCTGTATCGTtcgattttacaaaaatctcagacaaaataatattacaattatGTTTGAATGAAaggaatgtgaaaataaaaaaaaaaaacatttgccaagctttataaatttttgaactaCCATAGACTGGAAATTTGGTAAgggattgaatatttttaaatatcgtatCTTTTGAatagtttcgaaaatttatatatatatatatatatatatatacgtacatctAACGTGAAATACCTGCAGTATATACCTAGACGATTTGTACGACAGATACACGTACATAAATGTACATAACCCGATCCCTTAAATACAATTACGATGCGGTTGCTCGCCCATTTAGTTAAATCTAGAACCGAGCAATCATTGAAGATTACTGTAAGATTAACCAAAGATCCTTTCGTATCGCAAACATCAGAATCAGATCAGCTTACATGTTTTCCGCTGctgttatatatgtataattagcTCACAACTTTGACTATCGTGATCAAACGTGCGTACAATTGATTTTCACGATTAAGGACAGAGAAATGCGTCAAGAGAGAAGGAATTGAATAAATGGTACAAAGAGatgaagacaaaaataaaaaagtttactGGAGAGAGGtggttaaaatattttcaaactaaaattcaatttccttgTTTACTTCTTGTTGGTGATTCTTTTCAGATCTCGTTTCATTGAAGTTGTCATAATTTATCATCCTACttctttaattaaaatattgattattaaaaatgttaattttcacGTACATCCTACATACTCGGGAACACGTTGTAACGAAGAAAAtcaaacgaggaaaaaagcgacgaatcaagaaaaaataagactacgaagaagaagaaaaaaaaataaatcatgacGTGTCGTTAAAATTTCGTCTTGAGAATCGCAAACGGGACATACACCCCTTTGAAATTTACGCATAACAGCGACATAGGTAATCACGTCTCTTGACTAATCCTAAGTTCGAAGGACGAAGGAGAGACGCGTCTGCCTTGCGtgtgtgtaggtatatatatccacacacacactcaaTACATGTGCACAAAACGTCTGCGTCTCATGGGGGCAAGTTTACGCGCGTACACCAACCCCATTGAACCCCATCGCTCGTCGCATTGCCTCCACCTTCAACTTCGCTTTCCACCCCTGCCCCAATCGCACGGTTAAGTTCCTCCCAGTGCCTTACGCATCgcttatatatatgtatataaatatatatgtacatactaTTCACGTATTCGCACGTATATgtgcatgcatacatacataccgcGGTAGGACTCTCCGAAAAGCAACCCCCTGTAGTCTCGCAGCGCGCATCAGGGGATGCTGCGTGTACGCTTCGCGTTGCTCCCCCTCCGTCCACCCCCTCTTCACCCCCCACACCCCCAGCTCTTGAAATCTCCCGCTGCTTCTCCTGCCCGTTTCTTGGTTAAGGGTAGAAGCCGAACCTCCCTTTGCCGCACATGGAGACTTTAATTATAAAGTCTTGTCGGTATTACCCTGAGATCCGTGCgtaatgatgataatatagattgattgggaaaattttgatcgcagatatttaattttatggTAATAATGAGCTTTTCTTGAAACATACAGTCTATGTTCGTCTGGGAGAAATCGTGAAAGAACGATTGAAATCGGTTGAAcgggtttttttttagatcGTTGACAACTGACGAACTGATCACGATTTTTAACTTGCCGCTTCTATATGTTTTcagggagaaaaaaaggaagctATTGTAAACGCGCCGGAAGTGAAATGTTGAGTTTTTTTCTAGATCGCTTGACG
This region of Neodiprion fabricii isolate iyNeoFabr1 chromosome 7, iyNeoFabr1.1, whole genome shotgun sequence genomic DNA includes:
- the LOC124186002 gene encoding C-1-tetrahydrofolate synthase, cytoplasmic isoform X3, with the protein product MGRLLQISKRLLSFKILNRMKMDLPETRGVVLSGTELAKEIRNALTEDVKAMRSKLPKFAPGLSIVQVGGREDSNVYIRMKIKAASEIGIHANHVKLPNTTTETELINHVNKLNDDPNVHGIIVQMPLDSVNKIDSHVITDTVSPAKDVDGLNTINEGRVAIGDMSGFLPCTPNGCIELIKKSGVPISGATAVVLGRSKIVGTPVAELLKWQNATVTVCHSRTKDLPKVVSQADILVVGIGQPEMVKGSWIKPGAVVIDCGINSIPDSTKKSGQRLVGDVAYEEASKVASYITPVPGGVGPMTVAMLMKNTVISALRSAEKLLSSAWSFKALPLKRVEPIPNDITISRSQEPKNIGVLAEEIGLSPSEYSLYGNKKAKISLRVLDRLKSQKNGKYVVKGKSRETSFCISVGSEIMAILALSTSVEDMKNRLANIVVGFSKSGEPLTADDFGATGAMAVLLKDAIEPTLMQSIEGTPVLVHAGPFANIAHGCSSIIADAIGLKLVGSDGFVVTEAGFGSDIGMEKFFDIKCRTSGHVPNAVVLVTTVRALKMHGGGPAVTPGAPLKPQYVTENIDLIKKGLPNLIKHISNGTKFGIPVVVAINSHATDTESELNLIKEAALIAGAFDAVICTHWAKGGEGALELADAVIAATKKPTRDFKLLYNLNTGIEEKINIIAKEMYGAGQVVLVDKVKQKIEEYTKLGYDKLPLCMAKTSNSLTGDAAIKGAPTGFTLEITDIFVSVGAGFVVPMVGEIMRMPGLPTRPSIYDMDWNGETDEIEGLF
- the LOC124186002 gene encoding C-1-tetrahydrofolate synthase, cytoplasmic isoform X1, with the protein product MGRLLQISKRLLSFKILNRMKMDLPETRGVVLSGTELAKEIRNALTEDVKAMRSKLPKFAPGLSIVQVGGREDSNVYIRMKIKAASEIGIHANHVKLPNTTTETELINHVNKLNDDPNVHGIIVQMPLDSVNKIDSHVITDTVSPAKDVDGLNTINEGRVAIGDMSGFLPCTPNGCIELIKKSGVPISGATAVVLGRSKIVGTPVAELLKWQNATVTVCHSRTKDLPKVVSQADILVVGIGQPEMVKGSWIKPGAVVIDCGINSIPDSTKKSGQRLVGDVAYEEASKVASYITPVPGGVGPMTVAMLMKNTVISALRSAEKLLSSAWSFKALPLKRVEPIPNDITISRSQEPKNIGVLAEEIGLSPSEYSLYGNKKAKISLRVLDRLKSQKNGKYVVVAGITPTPLGEGKSTTTLGLVQALSAHKGKNSFATLRQPSQGPTFGVKGGAAGGGYSQVIPMEEFNLHLTGDIHAVGAANNLLAAQIDARYFHESTQSDKALFDRLVPTVKGERKFSKIQLRRLEKIGIKKTDPNSLTEEEQRRFARLDIDPENITWTRVVDLNDRFLRKITIGQSPTEKGKSRETSFCISVGSEIMAILALSTSVEDMKNRLANIVVGFSKSGEPLTADDFGATGAMAVLLKDAIEPTLMQSIEGTPVLVHAGPFANIAHGCSSIIADAIGLKLVGSDGFVVTEAGFGSDIGMEKFFDIKCRTSGHVPNAVVLVTTVRALKMHGGGPAVTPGAPLKPQYVTENIDLIKKGLPNLIKHISNGTKFGIPVVVAINSHATDTESELNLIKEAALIAGAFDAVICTHWAKGGEGALELADAVIAATKKPTRDFKLLYNLNTGIEEKINIIAKEMYGAGQVVLVDKVKQKIEEYTKLGYDKLPLCMAKTSNSLTGDAAIKGAPTGFTLEITDIFVSVGAGFVVPMVGEIMRMPGLPTRPSIYDMDWNGETDEIEGLF
- the LOC124186002 gene encoding C-1-tetrahydrofolate synthase, cytoplasmic isoform X2; the encoded protein is MKMDLPETRGVVLSGTELAKEIRNALTEDVKAMRSKLPKFAPGLSIVQVGGREDSNVYIRMKIKAASEIGIHANHVKLPNTTTETELINHVNKLNDDPNVHGIIVQMPLDSVNKIDSHVITDTVSPAKDVDGLNTINEGRVAIGDMSGFLPCTPNGCIELIKKSGVPISGATAVVLGRSKIVGTPVAELLKWQNATVTVCHSRTKDLPKVVSQADILVVGIGQPEMVKGSWIKPGAVVIDCGINSIPDSTKKSGQRLVGDVAYEEASKVASYITPVPGGVGPMTVAMLMKNTVISALRSAEKLLSSAWSFKALPLKRVEPIPNDITISRSQEPKNIGVLAEEIGLSPSEYSLYGNKKAKISLRVLDRLKSQKNGKYVVVAGITPTPLGEGKSTTTLGLVQALSAHKGKNSFATLRQPSQGPTFGVKGGAAGGGYSQVIPMEEFNLHLTGDIHAVGAANNLLAAQIDARYFHESTQSDKALFDRLVPTVKGERKFSKIQLRRLEKIGIKKTDPNSLTEEEQRRFARLDIDPENITWTRVVDLNDRFLRKITIGQSPTEKGKSRETSFCISVGSEIMAILALSTSVEDMKNRLANIVVGFSKSGEPLTADDFGATGAMAVLLKDAIEPTLMQSIEGTPVLVHAGPFANIAHGCSSIIADAIGLKLVGSDGFVVTEAGFGSDIGMEKFFDIKCRTSGHVPNAVVLVTTVRALKMHGGGPAVTPGAPLKPQYVTENIDLIKKGLPNLIKHISNGTKFGIPVVVAINSHATDTESELNLIKEAALIAGAFDAVICTHWAKGGEGALELADAVIAATKKPTRDFKLLYNLNTGIEEKINIIAKEMYGAGQVVLVDKVKQKIEEYTKLGYDKLPLCMAKTSNSLTGDAAIKGAPTGFTLEITDIFVSVGAGFVVPMVGEIMRMPGLPTRPSIYDMDWNGETDEIEGLF